The Halalkalibacter krulwichiae genome has a segment encoding these proteins:
- the tnpB gene encoding IS66 family insertion sequence element accessory protein TnpB (TnpB, as the term is used for proteins encoded by IS66 family insertion elements, is considered an accessory protein, since TnpC, encoded by a neighboring gene, is a DDE family transposase.) encodes MINQRSIDKVYLAKGNTDLRKSIDGLAAIVQESFQLDPFSPCLFVFCNRQRDKIKILHWEHNGFWLYYRRLEKGTFPWPEDSSSSPQMISHRQFRWLLDGLSIDQKSAHPKVTAQRVI; translated from the coding sequence ATGATCAATCAACGCTCCATTGATAAAGTCTACCTTGCAAAAGGAAATACAGACTTACGAAAATCTATTGATGGCCTCGCGGCTATCGTACAAGAAAGTTTTCAATTAGATCCATTTTCCCCGTGTTTATTTGTTTTCTGTAATAGACAACGAGATAAGATCAAAATCCTTCACTGGGAACATAATGGATTTTGGCTCTATTATCGCCGTTTAGAAAAAGGTACGTTCCCTTGGCCAGAAGATTCATCTTCTTCTCCGCAAATGATTAGCCATCGTCAGTTCCGTTGGTTACTTGACGGCCTTTCTATTGATCAAAAATCAGCACATCCAAAAGTTACTGCACAACGTGTCATTTAA
- a CDS encoding zinc ribbon domain-containing protein: MSGHFQSKLGEGLSKFQGGIEQGKQKLQVAQEVSRLKKEIQETSVRKSKILLELGLRTYQKIRTGEIDDEELVELTKNVYGFDQHLYASSRKVAELNKKEEESGSVCPSCETVNSADAKFCGGCGTKVERAAAVESVEGTACVRCEETVPEEAQFCSCCGVKV; this comes from the coding sequence GTGTCAGGTCATTTTCAATCAAAATTAGGGGAAGGGTTGTCCAAGTTTCAAGGTGGGATTGAGCAAGGAAAGCAGAAGCTGCAAGTTGCACAAGAGGTAAGCAGGCTGAAGAAAGAGATTCAAGAGACGTCTGTTCGTAAGTCTAAGATTCTCTTGGAGCTTGGTTTGCGGACGTATCAGAAGATCCGCACAGGGGAGATCGACGACGAAGAGCTAGTCGAGTTGACGAAAAATGTGTATGGGTTCGACCAACATCTCTACGCATCGTCTAGAAAGGTAGCAGAGCTGAACAAAAAAGAAGAGGAGAGCGGGAGCGTTTGTCCTTCCTGTGAGACGGTGAATTCTGCTGATGCGAAGTTTTGCGGTGGTTGCGGGACGAAAGTGGAACGGGCTGCGGCGGTGGAGAGTGTCGAGGGTACAGCGTGTGTGCGCTGTGAAGAGACAGTTCCGGAGGAGGCACAATTCTGTTCGTGCTGTGGTGTGAAGGTGTAA
- the tnpA gene encoding IS66 family insertion sequence element accessory protein TnpA — protein sequence MKRKEKHDLWKKRMEAYEDSGETIQEWVSKQDDITEYQFHYWRKKIKAEVNSDSSDEVSQIWTSFDVPTFPTTSIEVRIDDLSVYIPENVSEEHLSRVLRVLRNG from the coding sequence ATGAAGCGTAAAGAAAAACACGATTTGTGGAAAAAACGCATGGAGGCATACGAAGACAGCGGGGAGACGATACAGGAATGGGTATCTAAACAAGATGACATTACAGAATATCAATTCCACTATTGGCGAAAGAAGATCAAGGCAGAAGTAAACTCAGATTCAAGTGATGAGGTAAGCCAGATTTGGACATCTTTTGATGTGCCTACCTTCCCCACCACATCCATTGAAGTGAGAATAGATGACCTGTCTGTCTATATTCCTGAAAATGTGAGTGAAGAACATTTATCTCGTGTACTACGCGTGCTGAGAAACGGATGA
- a CDS encoding CPCC family cysteine-rich protein — protein sequence MKYTCPCCGYKTLEEELTDTFEICEICFWEDDGLQFQNPDYEGGANEVSLRQAQKNFIAFGACQKEYIESVKKPDENDRKDSNWKPL from the coding sequence ATGAAATATACATGTCCTTGTTGTGGGTATAAAACGTTAGAAGAAGAGCTAACAGATACATTTGAGATTTGTGAAATATGCTTTTGGGAAGATGATGGTCTTCAATTTCAAAATCCAGATTATGAAGGTGGAGCGAATGAAGTCTCATTAAGGCAAGCACAAAAGAACTTTATTGCGTTTGGAGCGTGTCAAAAGGAATATATTGAATCCGTGAAAAAGCCAGATGAAAATGATCGTAAAGATTCTAACTGGAAGCCTTTATGA
- a CDS encoding DUF421 domain-containing protein produces the protein MVEIGEVVIRTVVAFSFLIIAARFLGKQVISQMTIFDFIAAITLGGLTAGLAYNTSIQPHNTVVAFIMFVVIIFLIAVLSTRNRKIRKIFAGDPTIVIQNGKILEENMRKMRYTLDYLNQQLREKDIFNINEVLFAIIETNGSLTVQKKPQFRNVTRQELMLATNEEPKLPIELIMDSEVIDKNLVENDLTQSWLNAELQKRNVDMKDVFYAVLLGNGIVYIDTYKDHILSPIDKE, from the coding sequence ATGGTCGAAATTGGAGAAGTGGTAATAAGAACGGTGGTCGCCTTTAGCTTTTTAATCATAGCGGCGCGCTTTTTGGGAAAACAAGTGATTTCACAAATGACAATCTTTGATTTTATCGCTGCAATCACGTTAGGAGGGCTAACTGCAGGATTAGCCTATAACACTTCCATCCAGCCACATAATACAGTCGTCGCTTTTATTATGTTTGTTGTCATTATCTTTTTGATTGCCGTATTGTCGACAAGAAATAGAAAGATCCGAAAAATATTTGCAGGAGACCCGACGATTGTCATTCAAAACGGGAAAATTCTTGAAGAAAACATGAGGAAAATGCGCTATACACTTGATTATTTAAACCAACAGTTACGAGAAAAGGATATTTTCAATATTAATGAAGTTCTTTTTGCTATTATCGAAACAAATGGTTCCTTAACGGTACAAAAGAAACCGCAATTCCGAAATGTAACGAGACAAGAGTTAATGCTCGCAACGAACGAAGAGCCTAAACTACCGATTGAGCTTATTATGGACAGTGAAGTGATTGACAAAAATTTAGTTGAAAACGATCTTACTCAATCATGGCTAAATGCTGAACTTCAAAAAAGAAATGTAGACATGAAGGACGTCTTTTACGCGGTCTTATTAGGAAACGGAATTGTGTATATTGATACGTATAAGGACCATATTTTATCTCCTATTGATAAAGAGTAA
- a CDS encoding DMT family transporter: MRYIAYLLAIVAGASLSFEGAIYGELGKTVGKLETSFYNFFVGSIILGLLWLFFGKGKLSYTVEAPKWTLLGGFLGVIYLTAIVISVPYVGVGISMVSVIIGQLVMSMVIEHYGWLGSKKSGINKEKILAVISMIIALVLVY; the protein is encoded by the coding sequence TTGCGTTATATCGCTTATTTATTAGCTATAGTAGCAGGAGCTTCACTTAGTTTTGAAGGAGCTATTTACGGTGAATTAGGAAAAACAGTAGGAAAGCTTGAAACTAGTTTTTATAACTTCTTTGTAGGTTCAATCATCCTCGGGTTATTATGGCTATTCTTTGGAAAAGGTAAACTTTCCTATACCGTTGAAGCACCGAAATGGACATTACTTGGTGGGTTTTTAGGGGTTATTTATCTAACAGCTATTGTAATAAGTGTCCCATATGTTGGTGTTGGGATATCTATGGTTTCCGTTATTATTGGTCAATTAGTCATGAGTATGGTGATTGAACATTATGGTTGGCTTGGAAGCAAGAAATCGGGAATCAATAAAGAAAAAATATTAGCTGTTATTTCAATGATTATAGCACTTGTGTTGGTTTATTAG
- a CDS encoding YuzF family protein: MKKMLLARGMNNMYPNGMMYSQRSPNGPMQVVLVEPYVYATLRSLIGKRVVIDTSRGPVNGTVADAKPDHVVVQEYDSTFFVRISEIVWIMPESKNQ, from the coding sequence ATGAAAAAAATGTTACTTGCTAGGGGAATGAACAATATGTATCCCAATGGAATGATGTATTCACAAAGGTCACCAAATGGACCTATGCAAGTTGTGTTAGTAGAACCATATGTATATGCAACTCTTCGTAGCCTTATTGGAAAGAGAGTGGTTATTGATACATCGCGTGGTCCTGTAAATGGAACGGTTGCTGATGCTAAACCTGATCATGTTGTGGTTCAAGAATATGATTCAACATTCTTTGTTCGCATATCTGAAATCGTGTGGATTATGCCTGAGTCCAAAAACCAATAG
- the tnpC gene encoding IS66 family transposase produces MKTTETTSQPTTKDLEKRVSSLEEQNAELTAKIKWYEEQFRLSKQRQFGTSSEKTNADQLELPLFNEVEITADPSIEEPTVETITYQRKKTKGQRDIKLENLPKEVIEYRLPVEDQVCSCCNGNLHEMSTEVRRELKVIPAEVKVIEHVQHVYACRRCERESTETPIVKASMPKPVFPKSLASPSAMAYIMNQKYVEGLPLYRQEQQFARLDVSLSRQTLANWVLYGANTWLNLIYDRMYQYLMNLDIAHADETTLQVLREPDRPSTATSYLWLYRSGQEGHPIVLFDYQQTRASKHPRKFLSPFQGYLHVDGYAGYNGISNVKLVGCWAHARRKFDEALKALPKEEQSKDVLAKEGLKFCNQLFAIEREIKDLSFPERHQIRLEKSRPLLGAFSAWLRTQTPKVLPKSALGQAIKYCRNQWDKLEVFLEDGRLEIDNNRSERSIKPFVIGRKNWIFANTPKGAKASAVTYSIVETAKENGLNPYQYLMHLFEELPNIDVNNENAIDQLLPWSNSLPAHCRIQLDK; encoded by the coding sequence ATGAAAACAACAGAAACCACCTCTCAACCTACAACTAAAGATTTAGAAAAACGTGTCTCATCACTTGAGGAACAAAACGCGGAGCTGACGGCAAAAATTAAATGGTATGAAGAACAATTCCGTCTTAGTAAGCAACGCCAATTTGGTACTTCAAGTGAGAAGACAAATGCTGATCAGTTAGAATTGCCTCTTTTTAATGAGGTAGAAATTACGGCTGATCCATCCATTGAAGAACCTACGGTTGAAACGATTACGTATCAACGTAAAAAGACCAAAGGGCAACGTGATATCAAACTTGAGAACCTTCCGAAGGAAGTCATTGAGTATCGATTACCTGTGGAAGATCAGGTTTGTTCGTGCTGCAATGGAAATCTACACGAAATGTCGACAGAGGTACGTCGTGAATTAAAAGTCATCCCAGCGGAAGTGAAGGTCATTGAACATGTACAACATGTTTATGCGTGTCGCCGTTGTGAACGTGAAAGTACGGAGACTCCTATTGTTAAAGCTTCTATGCCGAAACCTGTTTTTCCCAAGAGTCTTGCTTCGCCATCTGCGATGGCCTACATCATGAATCAAAAATATGTAGAAGGGCTTCCATTGTATCGACAAGAACAACAATTCGCTCGTCTAGATGTCTCTTTATCACGCCAAACATTAGCTAATTGGGTTCTTTATGGTGCTAATACATGGTTAAACCTCATCTATGATCGAATGTATCAATATCTAATGAATCTTGATATTGCTCATGCTGATGAAACGACGCTGCAAGTGCTACGAGAGCCAGATCGTCCATCAACAGCTACCTCATACTTATGGCTTTATCGTTCAGGACAGGAAGGCCATCCGATTGTATTATTTGATTACCAGCAAACACGAGCAAGTAAACATCCTAGAAAGTTTTTATCTCCTTTCCAAGGATACTTACATGTAGATGGATATGCTGGATACAATGGAATTTCAAACGTAAAGTTAGTTGGATGCTGGGCACACGCTCGTCGAAAATTTGATGAAGCTTTAAAAGCTTTGCCTAAAGAAGAACAGTCGAAAGATGTCTTAGCAAAGGAAGGCTTAAAATTTTGTAACCAACTCTTTGCGATCGAACGAGAAATAAAAGATTTATCGTTCCCTGAACGTCATCAAATACGTCTAGAAAAAAGTCGACCACTTCTTGGCGCTTTTTCAGCATGGCTTCGTACGCAAACGCCAAAAGTGTTACCAAAGAGTGCACTCGGACAAGCAATTAAATACTGTCGCAATCAATGGGATAAGTTAGAGGTTTTCTTAGAGGACGGTAGACTAGAGATTGATAATAATAGAAGTGAACGATCTATTAAACCATTCGTAATTGGAAGAAAGAACTGGATTTTTGCCAACACTCCGAAAGGAGCAAAGGCAAGTGCTGTAACGTATAGTATTGTAGAAACGGCCAAAGAAAATGGCCTCAACCCTTATCAATACTTAATGCACTTGTTTGAAGAGCTTCCCAATATAGATGTGAATAATGAAAACGCCATTGATCAATTGCTTCCTTGGTCAAACAGTCTTCCGGCTCACTGTCGTATTCAACTTGATAAGTAG
- a CDS encoding LLM class flavin-dependent oxidoreductase, giving the protein MPINRPTKSINDIPFSVLDLASIVQGGTPSQSFQHSIELAQLTEKLGYKRYWVAEHHNMPGIASSATSVVIGHVAAHTSTIRVGSGGIMLPNHSPLVIAEQFGTLEAMFPGRIDLGLGRAPGTDQRTAHALRGANYTSGDDFPEQLEQLQAYFEGSGPVRAIPGEGANIPIWLLGSSGFSARLSAQLGMPFAFASHFSPENTLPALELYYENFQPSNDYKEPYAMVAVNIIAADTDEEAELLATSIKQSFLNMMRNTPSQLQPPVKNLDELMSPYEKAVLEKQLGSTIIGSPSNVKKKLQSFLDETKADEIMVSTMVYDHNARLYSHQLVAEIVGK; this is encoded by the coding sequence ATGCCAATAAATAGACCGACAAAATCGATCAACGACATACCCTTTTCTGTACTAGACCTTGCATCGATCGTGCAAGGGGGGACGCCTAGCCAATCCTTCCAACATTCGATAGAGTTAGCCCAGTTAACGGAAAAGTTAGGCTATAAACGATACTGGGTAGCGGAGCACCATAATATGCCTGGCATAGCAAGCTCTGCAACATCCGTCGTCATCGGCCATGTAGCGGCACATACCTCTACTATCCGTGTAGGATCCGGTGGAATCATGCTTCCGAACCATTCGCCACTTGTTATCGCGGAGCAATTCGGTACTCTCGAAGCGATGTTTCCAGGCCGAATTGATTTAGGATTAGGACGTGCACCGGGAACGGATCAACGAACGGCTCATGCCCTACGTGGGGCAAATTACACCAGTGGCGACGATTTCCCAGAACAATTAGAGCAACTGCAAGCCTATTTCGAAGGTTCTGGACCGGTACGAGCAATCCCTGGTGAAGGAGCAAATATTCCTATCTGGTTGTTAGGTTCTAGTGGGTTTAGTGCCAGGTTATCGGCACAACTCGGGATGCCATTTGCTTTCGCCAGTCACTTTTCACCTGAAAACACATTACCAGCCTTGGAACTGTATTACGAGAACTTCCAACCGTCAAACGATTATAAAGAGCCTTACGCAATGGTAGCAGTAAACATTATCGCAGCAGATACGGACGAGGAAGCAGAATTGCTTGCCACTTCTATCAAACAAAGCTTCCTAAACATGATGAGGAACACACCATCACAGTTACAACCGCCAGTAAAAAATTTGGATGAACTCATGAGCCCATATGAAAAGGCGGTTTTAGAGAAACAACTAGGCTCCACAATCATCGGAAGTCCTAGCAACGTAAAGAAAAAGCTGCAATCGTTCTTAGATGAGACGAAAGCAGATGAGATCATGGTGAGCACGATGGTCTATGACCATAACGCCCGACTCTACTCCCACCAACTCGTGGCAGAAATAGTGGGGAAATAG
- a CDS encoding polysaccharide deacetylase family protein, with translation MKKIIKRILIAIVLLIAVGYSVNELSQSRTFQFFGGLVNSVETDEKVVALTFDDGPGVHTDEILDILRKHDVKGTFYLTGYEIEKYFDDAKKIVQEGHEIGNHSYSHQRMVFKSPSFIKDEIDKTDELIRQIGYEGEITFRPPFGKRLVLLPYYLSKLDRNTIYMNIEPDSYPDIAADANKIVDHVVEKIKPGSIILLHVMYESRKESLHSVEGIITSLEEQGYTFVTISELLEYEIQE, from the coding sequence ATGAAAAAAATAATAAAAAGGATTCTTATAGCAATCGTACTATTAATTGCTGTAGGTTATTCAGTAAACGAGTTATCTCAATCTAGAACGTTCCAGTTCTTTGGCGGTTTAGTTAATAGTGTAGAAACAGACGAAAAAGTAGTAGCTTTAACATTTGATGATGGTCCTGGGGTACATACAGATGAAATTTTAGACATATTAAGAAAACATGATGTGAAAGGTACTTTCTACTTAACAGGATATGAAATTGAAAAGTATTTTGATGACGCGAAAAAGATCGTGCAAGAAGGACATGAAATTGGAAACCACTCCTATTCCCATCAAAGAATGGTTTTTAAATCTCCATCTTTTATTAAAGATGAAATAGATAAAACGGATGAGCTAATCCGACAAATCGGTTATGAAGGAGAAATCACCTTCCGTCCGCCTTTTGGAAAAAGGTTAGTTTTGTTACCGTATTATCTCTCCAAGCTAGATAGGAATACGATTTATATGAATATAGAGCCAGATTCTTATCCTGATATTGCAGCTGATGCAAATAAAATCGTAGACCATGTTGTAGAAAAGATAAAACCTGGTTCCATTATTTTATTGCATGTCATGTATGAGAGTAGAAAAGAATCACTCCATTCAGTAGAAGGGATTATTACTTCGTTAGAAGAGCAAGGGTATACATTCGTAACCATTTCCGAACTTCTAGAATATGAAATTCAAGAGTGA
- a CDS encoding DMT family transporter, protein MSIMMVLFTLIGGLTLSIQSAVNGTLSRKAGTIETTLLTFLTGTMFLAIFILFFGQGNLLAIFEVPKWQLSAVFLGVLFVLFIVIAVPRIGVIATNITVIIGQLVIGIVIDHFGWFNSLVIPLDMKRYFALLFMIIALYFIYKGNTRASEEHR, encoded by the coding sequence ATGAGTATTATGATGGTTCTTTTCACTTTAATAGGTGGTCTTACATTAAGCATACAATCAGCTGTTAATGGTACACTCAGTCGTAAAGCCGGAACAATTGAAACGACACTCTTAACCTTTCTAACCGGAACAATGTTCCTTGCAATCTTTATTCTTTTTTTTGGTCAAGGAAATCTTTTGGCTATTTTTGAAGTGCCTAAATGGCAACTAAGCGCCGTATTTCTAGGTGTGCTGTTTGTACTTTTTATCGTTATAGCTGTTCCTAGAATTGGGGTCATTGCAACCAATATTACTGTTATCATTGGTCAGCTTGTAATCGGCATTGTTATTGACCATTTCGGCTGGTTCAATAGCTTAGTCATTCCTTTAGATATGAAACGTTATTTCGCATTACTATTTATGATCATTGCTCTTTATTTTATCTATAAAGGAAATACACGCGCCAGCGAAGAACACAGGTAA
- a CDS encoding zinc ribbon domain-containing protein — protein MKFCTNCGSKVEDQTPFCSECGAKVETVESPAKRQKQDLPTLASVSKKTKWLIASVVILLALGVGLYKFGESITDPNKQLQQFIAAIDDKDADTVFSLLQTADDSLPVTMKHIDDLLAYLEEDTKAKEELIEQLKQDVRTGGNFTTEENGEIIQSHRLITYEQRGKLYFLYDNFDFVLHPIALTVYTNEAGLTFLINGKEVSYTEIGDGYIDLGYRLPGRYDVTAVLSTDFLELDKELDVSHFNEEVVDFTIEVDYIMLDTTIDEATIYLNGTNTGETVEKGREQFGPVLTDGSMTLSLEKETPFGKVQSPDYQLVDDEVIVSFQLSNEQQTELIQVLSDHFTNWSKALIYRDSSYLKNYSDPLNTEFTTSIQNMRNTNSYYIAYIDQADFDLDSLIVTEENGRWVAYMTVQEKWQEGAAQSGSSNLQQLQYAYQYGFEYKDQKWKLFTRHNVSGLEGNRLETKTFDVQKQAEAVQNAEVFDVIKTVEVTDADFANFYANFIRLCTDAYNAGDYSMIAHLIDPESTQYQKDTANYIDYLQSRGIQEELLGNRVENVRKIGDNLYEMTTSEEFHIYYGDEGTAKYKAFVSVYQVRVTENGMKMKTMLETNTIVDEDLY, from the coding sequence ATGAAATTTTGCACAAATTGTGGTTCAAAAGTCGAGGACCAGACGCCTTTTTGTTCCGAGTGTGGTGCGAAGGTCGAAACCGTGGAGAGCCCTGCTAAAAGACAAAAGCAAGACCTGCCAACTCTAGCGTCCGTAAGCAAAAAGACGAAATGGCTGATTGCCTCTGTGGTGATCTTGCTTGCGCTAGGAGTAGGACTTTATAAATTTGGCGAATCAATCACCGACCCGAATAAACAACTGCAGCAATTTATTGCGGCGATTGACGACAAAGATGCGGACACTGTATTCAGCTTATTGCAAACAGCGGACGATAGCTTGCCGGTGACGATGAAACATATCGATGACCTGCTTGCCTATTTGGAAGAAGATACGAAGGCAAAAGAAGAGCTGATCGAACAACTAAAGCAAGATGTGCGAACAGGCGGAAATTTTACAACAGAAGAGAACGGAGAGATCATCCAATCGCACCGCCTAATTACGTATGAACAAAGGGGCAAATTATATTTCCTTTATGACAACTTTGACTTTGTTTTACACCCAATTGCTTTAACGGTGTACACGAATGAAGCGGGTCTTACGTTTTTAATTAACGGAAAGGAAGTCTCATACACAGAAATAGGAGATGGATACATTGACCTTGGCTACAGGCTTCCTGGACGATATGACGTCACCGCCGTTTTATCGACGGATTTCCTAGAGCTTGATAAAGAGCTAGACGTGAGCCATTTTAACGAAGAGGTCGTCGATTTTACGATTGAAGTTGACTACATCATGCTTGATACGACGATTGACGAAGCAACGATTTATTTAAACGGTACCAATACCGGTGAGACGGTCGAGAAAGGAAGAGAGCAGTTCGGCCCAGTCTTAACCGATGGCAGCATGACTCTCTCACTTGAAAAGGAAACACCATTCGGCAAAGTGCAAAGCCCAGATTATCAACTTGTTGACGATGAAGTCATCGTATCTTTTCAACTTTCAAACGAGCAGCAAACCGAGTTGATTCAAGTCCTATCTGATCACTTCACGAACTGGAGTAAAGCACTTATTTACCGCGACTCAAGCTACTTAAAAAACTACTCCGACCCGCTCAATACGGAGTTTACGACATCTATTCAAAATATGAGAAACACAAATAGTTACTATATCGCTTATATCGATCAAGCCGATTTTGACCTCGATTCACTCATTGTCACGGAGGAAAATGGCCGATGGGTCGCTTATATGACCGTCCAAGAAAAATGGCAGGAAGGTGCCGCACAATCTGGCTCTAGCAACTTGCAGCAACTTCAGTATGCCTATCAGTATGGTTTTGAATACAAAGACCAGAAGTGGAAACTCTTCACTCGCCACAACGTCTCAGGACTAGAAGGCAACCGACTTGAAACGAAAACATTTGATGTGCAGAAACAGGCAGAAGCCGTGCAAAACGCTGAAGTATTCGACGTCATCAAAACGGTCGAGGTCACCGATGCCGACTTCGCCAATTTCTACGCGAACTTTATCCGTTTATGCACAGATGCATACAATGCAGGCGACTACTCGATGATTGCCCACCTCATCGATCCAGAATCAACCCAATATCAAAAGGATACCGCAAACTACATTGACTACTTACAAAGCCGCGGCATCCAAGAGGAACTATTAGGTAACCGCGTCGAAAACGTCCGGAAAATCGGTGACAACTTATATGAAATGACAACGTCAGAGGAATTCCATATATACTATGGCGACGAAGGAACGGCGAAATACAAAGCTTTCGTTTCCGTCTACCAAGTAAGAGTCACTGAAAACGGAATGAAAATGAAGACGATGCTTGAGACGAATACGATCGTGGATGAGGATTTGTATTAG
- a CDS encoding YmaF family protein: MTSIPVTGYLYHSDEDNSEHSHTLYITSWNGRPVHTHEFRGVTSFDVGHDHRYAGTTEPAPSGVQHTHRYGTFTSFDERHRHEIRGVTGPAIFLPEGGHYHEFSGVTTVDGVTPHRHKYSGRTSL; the protein is encoded by the coding sequence ATGACAAGCATACCAGTAACTGGTTATCTTTATCATTCTGATGAAGATAATTCTGAACACTCGCATACTCTTTATATAACTTCATGGAACGGGCGACCTGTTCATACACATGAATTTAGAGGAGTAACATCATTTGATGTAGGGCATGACCATCGTTATGCCGGAACAACAGAACCAGCTCCTAGTGGTGTACAACATACACATCGTTATGGGACTTTTACTAGTTTTGACGAACGACATAGACATGAAATCCGAGGTGTTACTGGACCAGCAATTTTCCTCCCAGAAGGAGGCCATTACCATGAATTCAGTGGAGTAACTACTGTTGATGGTGTTACTCCACATAGACATAAGTATAGTGGTCGAACTAGTTTATAG
- a CDS encoding ArsR/SmtB family transcription factor, which yields MEPIDVFKALSNETRFNILQWLKEPEKHFPKQGAHLPKEISYKGGVCVGDIQEKAGASQSTVSHYLNMMQKAGLLESVRYGQWTYYRRNEEAIRQFADYLKTEI from the coding sequence ATGGAACCTATCGATGTATTCAAAGCATTATCTAACGAAACTCGGTTTAACATCTTACAGTGGTTAAAAGAACCGGAGAAGCATTTTCCTAAACAAGGCGCTCACCTGCCAAAGGAGATTAGTTACAAAGGGGGAGTATGTGTGGGCGATATTCAAGAAAAAGCCGGAGCTTCTCAATCTACGGTTTCACACTACTTAAATATGATGCAGAAAGCCGGTCTTCTTGAATCTGTAAGATATGGTCAGTGGACGTACTATCGAAGAAATGAAGAAGCCATTCGTCAGTTTGCTGATTATCTTAAAACGGAAATCTGA
- a CDS encoding DUF2935 domain-containing protein, translated as MANPIVERSLDEIRFWSRIMKEHALFLSLGFTYEQTQLIDEARQFISLFESIEERLARFTVNSDLRQIQAFNSEVYQAAAAIWGYKRKVLGLTLSCQIRHNNFPLLVDHISREAAYFANRLKELNEGKLAPEPDTIIEENVFFLKIMADHAKFIGHLLDPSERKLVEQARDFSHDFDQLMFQAVDLDSMRPQSETKPILSQFLNQNKVSVASLRDFKKTARELIEACRIKSNIHPLLADHTFREAERFLEIIDLFEASLKRT; from the coding sequence ATGGCGAATCCGATAGTTGAGAGATCATTAGACGAAATCCGATTTTGGTCTAGGATTATGAAAGAACATGCCTTATTTTTAAGCTTGGGTTTTACTTATGAACAGACACAACTTATCGATGAAGCTCGACAGTTCATTTCATTGTTCGAAAGTATTGAAGAAAGGTTAGCTAGATTTACTGTAAATTCAGATTTACGTCAAATTCAAGCCTTTAATAGTGAGGTTTATCAAGCTGCAGCAGCAATATGGGGCTACAAAAGAAAAGTCTTAGGCTTAACTTTAAGTTGCCAAATCCGTCATAACAATTTTCCTTTGCTAGTTGATCATATTAGTAGAGAGGCAGCATACTTTGCTAACCGTTTAAAAGAACTGAATGAAGGGAAGCTTGCCCCAGAACCAGATACTATAATCGAAGAAAATGTGTTTTTCTTAAAAATTATGGCAGATCATGCAAAGTTTATTGGCCATCTTTTAGATCCTTCTGAAAGAAAATTGGTTGAACAGGCAAGAGATTTTAGCCATGATTTCGACCAATTGATGTTTCAAGCGGTTGATTTAGACTCCATGCGTCCTCAATCAGAAACTAAACCAATTTTAAGTCAATTTTTAAATCAAAATAAAGTATCGGTTGCTTCCTTAAGGGACTTTAAGAAAACAGCTAGAGAGTTAATTGAAGCATGCCGTATCAAAAGTAATATTCATCCTCTTTTGGCAGACCATACATTTAGAGAAGCTGAGAGATTTTTGGAAATTATAGATTTATTTGAAGCTAGTTTGAAAAGAACATGA